From the genome of Muricauda sp. SCSIO 64092, one region includes:
- a CDS encoding hydroxymethylglutaryl-CoA reductase, degradative, with protein MQKTVEGFSKLSKEEKIDWIAHNCTTNPERTKTTLAQYWNHDRELQKTHDEFIENTLTNYYLPFAVAPNFLLNGKVFTIPMIIEESSVVAAASKAAKFWLTRGGFKTTILGTEKVGQVHFIHHGEKNTLIDFIKEITPRFYEGTEAITRNMKKRGGGITAISLRDKTEGLQGYYQLHCTFETLDAMGANFINSCLEQFAKTLKEEAAKTALELEVIMSILSNYVPNCLVRAEVSCPISTAKGDTTVSADFAKRFVQAVAIAKSEPFRAVTHNKGIMNGIDAVVLATGNDFRAVEAGVHAFAAKDGNYSSLTHAEIKDGLFTFWIEVPLALGTVGGLTSLHPLVKLALEILQNPSAKELMQITAVAGLAQNFAALRSLVTTGIQKGHMKMHLLNMLNQLGASEQEKRQLVDYFKERTVSNASVKEGLELIRKQ; from the coding sequence ATGCAAAAAACCGTAGAAGGTTTCTCCAAATTATCCAAGGAGGAAAAGATAGATTGGATTGCCCATAATTGCACCACCAATCCAGAGCGGACAAAAACAACCCTGGCCCAATACTGGAACCACGATAGGGAACTTCAAAAAACCCATGATGAGTTTATTGAAAATACGCTTACCAATTACTATTTGCCTTTTGCGGTAGCCCCAAATTTCCTGCTCAATGGAAAGGTGTTTACAATCCCCATGATTATTGAAGAGAGTTCCGTTGTGGCTGCCGCCAGTAAAGCAGCCAAGTTTTGGTTGACCCGTGGTGGGTTCAAAACGACAATACTGGGAACTGAAAAAGTGGGCCAGGTACATTTTATCCATCACGGTGAAAAAAATACCTTAATCGATTTCATCAAGGAAATAACCCCAAGATTTTACGAAGGGACCGAAGCCATTACCCGTAACATGAAAAAGCGGGGCGGGGGCATTACGGCCATCTCCTTAAGGGACAAAACCGAAGGTTTACAAGGATACTACCAATTGCACTGCACCTTTGAAACCTTGGATGCCATGGGGGCGAACTTCATCAATTCCTGTTTGGAACAATTTGCCAAAACCTTAAAGGAAGAGGCGGCGAAAACAGCATTGGAACTTGAGGTCATCATGAGCATATTGAGCAATTACGTCCCCAATTGTCTGGTCCGTGCGGAGGTTTCCTGTCCCATAAGCACAGCTAAAGGTGACACAACGGTTTCTGCCGACTTTGCCAAGCGGTTTGTCCAGGCGGTTGCCATTGCCAAATCCGAACCCTTTAGGGCAGTTACCCACAATAAAGGAATTATGAATGGGATTGACGCAGTCGTCCTGGCCACCGGAAATGATTTTAGGGCGGTAGAAGCGGGTGTACATGCTTTTGCGGCCAAGGATGGCAACTATTCCAGCCTTACCCATGCAGAGATCAAGGATGGCCTGTTTACCTTTTGGATAGAGGTTCCTTTGGCACTTGGCACCGTAGGTGGCCTAACTTCGTTACATCCACTGGTAAAATTGGCTTTGGAAATCCTTCAAAATCCATCTGCAAAGGAATTGATGCAAATCACTGCCGTAGCTGGACTGGCCCAAAATTTTGCTGCATTGCGCTCTTTGGTCACCACGGGAATCCAAAAGGGCCATATGAAAATGCATTTGTTGAATATGTTAAATCAGCTTGGGGCCTCCGAACAGGAAAAAAGACAACTGGTGGACTATTTTAAGGAACGTACCGTGAGCAATGCTTCGGTAAAAGAGGGCTTGGAATTGATTCGGAAACAATAA
- a CDS encoding S9 family peptidase has protein sequence MRKIALPLIFVLSSFTIVLAQKNKITLQDIWSGGFRTQGMDVLRSMKNGKQYTVLNFDGNPRRSSIDKYDYKTLEKVETIVSSSDNVPYFTSYEFSNDESKMLLATAIEPIFRRSRLGIYYVYDIGSKSIKKISENKIQEPELSPDGSKVAYAFENNLYLMDLVSGETKQITQDGVYGRIINGITDWVYEEEFAFVQAFEWNSNGTKIAFIRFDETNVPQFSMDVYGTDLYPAQYEFKYPKAGEENAKVSLHLYDIATDELSNIDLGDTYYIPRIQWMNNPDYLSVQTINRHQNHLKLHKVNAKDNSVAVLLEEKDEAYVDIHDNLTFLADDGFIWTSEKDGYNHLYLYNQDGGLANQITQGSWEVTNYYGYDRKNDRVYYQSVENGSINRDVYSISISGKNKRRLSTKEGTNSADFSSDYTYYINTFSNAETPYEFTLNRAKDGRKLKSIKDNTSLLAKLGDYEMVPKEFSTITINGNELNMWTLKPADFDPSKKYPLLLYQYSGPGSQQVANRWMGSNDYWHQMLASQGVIVACVDGRGTGFKGRDFKKSTYLNLVKYETEDQIAVAKELSALPYIDEERTGIWGWSFGGHMSTNSLLKGNDVFEMAIAVAPVTSWRFYDTIYTERFLRTPQENPGGYDNESPFNYPELLKGDYLLVHGSGDDNVHLQNTMRMAEALIQADKQFEWAIYPDKNHGIYGGNTRKHLYRKMTDFVIEKLRDRPKKPAQLLKQPIKG, from the coding sequence ATGCGAAAAATAGCGCTCCCACTGATATTCGTTTTATCTTCTTTTACAATTGTCTTAGCCCAAAAAAATAAAATCACCCTCCAGGATATTTGGAGCGGTGGGTTTAGGACACAGGGAATGGATGTACTCCGTTCCATGAAAAATGGCAAGCAGTACACCGTACTCAATTTTGATGGAAATCCCCGAAGGAGTTCCATTGATAAATATGATTACAAAACCCTGGAAAAGGTGGAAACCATAGTCTCCTCTTCGGATAATGTTCCGTATTTCACATCGTATGAGTTCAGTAATGATGAATCAAAGATGCTCTTGGCGACAGCGATAGAGCCCATTTTTCGCCGTTCCAGGTTGGGCATCTATTACGTTTATGATATTGGTTCCAAATCGATAAAAAAAATATCGGAAAACAAAATCCAGGAGCCGGAACTGTCCCCCGATGGTTCCAAAGTGGCTTACGCATTTGAGAATAATCTGTACCTCATGGATTTGGTCTCCGGTGAAACCAAACAAATCACCCAAGATGGGGTTTATGGACGTATCATCAATGGAATTACGGATTGGGTCTATGAGGAGGAGTTTGCTTTTGTACAAGCTTTTGAATGGAACAGCAATGGCACAAAAATAGCTTTCATCCGTTTTGATGAAACCAATGTCCCCCAATTTTCCATGGATGTCTACGGGACCGATCTGTATCCTGCCCAATACGAGTTCAAATATCCAAAGGCGGGAGAGGAAAATGCCAAGGTAAGTTTACATCTATACGATATTGCTACGGATGAACTATCCAATATTGACTTGGGCGATACCTACTATATTCCAAGGATCCAATGGATGAACAATCCCGATTACCTGAGTGTTCAAACAATTAACCGGCATCAGAACCATTTAAAGTTGCATAAGGTCAATGCCAAGGACAATTCGGTCGCCGTTTTACTCGAGGAAAAGGATGAAGCTTATGTGGATATTCATGATAACCTTACTTTTTTGGCTGATGATGGTTTTATCTGGACCAGTGAAAAAGACGGCTATAACCACCTGTATCTGTACAATCAAGATGGTGGGTTGGCCAACCAAATTACCCAAGGTTCGTGGGAAGTGACCAATTACTACGGATATGACCGGAAAAATGATAGGGTTTACTACCAATCCGTGGAGAATGGTTCCATCAACAGGGATGTGTACAGCATATCAATTTCGGGGAAGAACAAAAGAAGGTTGAGCACGAAAGAAGGAACCAATTCTGCTGATTTCAGCTCCGATTATACGTACTATATCAATACATTTTCCAATGCGGAAACCCCTTATGAATTTACGCTCAATAGGGCCAAGGACGGAAGAAAACTAAAGAGCATCAAGGACAATACATCCTTGCTTGCAAAGCTTGGCGATTATGAAATGGTCCCTAAGGAATTCTCCACGATTACAATAAATGGCAATGAGCTAAATATGTGGACCCTTAAGCCTGCGGATTTTGACCCCTCCAAGAAATACCCATTGTTGTTGTATCAATACAGTGGCCCTGGTTCACAACAAGTAGCCAACCGATGGATGGGGAGCAATGACTATTGGCACCAAATGCTGGCCTCCCAAGGTGTTATCGTTGCTTGTGTTGATGGTCGGGGAACCGGTTTTAAGGGAAGGGATTTTAAAAAGTCCACCTATCTTAATTTGGTCAAATATGAAACGGAGGACCAGATTGCGGTAGCAAAGGAATTGAGCGCATTGCCCTACATTGATGAGGAAAGAACAGGTATTTGGGGCTGGAGTTTCGGGGGGCATATGAGTACCAACTCCCTTTTAAAGGGGAACGATGTTTTTGAAATGGCCATTGCTGTTGCCCCTGTCACAAGCTGGCGGTTTTATGATACCATCTACACGGAACGTTTTTTAAGGACCCCGCAGGAAAATCCTGGGGGCTATGACAACGAGTCCCCATTCAATTATCCGGAGTTGTTAAAAGGTGACTATTTATTGGTACATGGCTCTGGTGATGACAATGTACACCTACAAAATACAATGCGAATGGCGGAAGCCCTGATCCAGGCCGACAAGCAGTTTGAATGGGCAATTTACCCGGATAAAAACCATGGCATCTATGGGGGCAATACAAGGAAGCACCTCTATCGTAAAATGACGGACTTTGTCATTGAAAAACTCAGGGATAGGCCAAAGAAGCCCGCACAACTTTTAAAGCAACCCATAAAGGGTTAA
- a CDS encoding ComEC/Rec2 family competence protein gives MRFSEFVSVKLTLYLVLGIILGYYIQPKIEFIAVALIVLIVLLGFVHKLQKRASFPFFGPIAFLTTTLIGMLIIGFSSPKNQPNHYLKVSGFEKTLQLKITQALKPNTYSHRYFARVESIDGKGGSGTLMLYVTKDSLTKELLVDDEVLSRAVIHPVPPSLNPYQFDYKDYLRKQGVYGQIQISSHEFLKLKNPSPSLRGIAANFRLDVITKLQKQPFGKEQLGVIQALLLGQRNDISEETYDNYKNAGAVHILAVSGLHVGILLVLLQFLLQPLERLQRGKTLKLVIVVALLWTYAFVAGLSPSIVRAVTMFSFLAYALYLNRPTNTFNILALSMFFILLIKPLLLFQVGFQMSYAAVFAIVWMYPKLQQFWFPNWWLVRKGWQLLSVSIAAQLGVLPLSLFYFHQFPALFFVSNLIVVPFLGIILGFGILVLVLVHFDLLPPFLVTVYDGLIGGMNVVIAWVAQQEAFLFRDIPFDAVQMVLTCIMIIGLVHVLSSPNFKNLAVLLTALMIYCGYLFFEVWTSHNQEKVWLWHQTKNSVVLHQQGQRLNVLTRDSDKTKRLVRDYTIAQRIRSVHWDTLQNNYQARGEKILILDGTGVYTHIKMPRYVLLTQSPKIHLERFIDSVQPKMILADGSNYKRIVRKWQQTCKKRKLPFHYTGEKGAYPFIFED, from the coding sequence ATGCGTTTTTCTGAATTTGTTTCCGTTAAGCTTACCCTTTACCTAGTTCTGGGAATCATTTTGGGTTATTACATCCAACCTAAAATCGAATTCATAGCCGTTGCACTCATTGTTCTTATCGTACTTCTGGGATTCGTCCACAAACTTCAAAAAAGGGCCTCATTTCCTTTTTTTGGACCCATCGCCTTTCTAACTACTACCCTGATCGGGATGTTGATTATTGGCTTCTCCAGCCCCAAAAATCAGCCAAACCATTATCTGAAGGTATCCGGCTTTGAAAAGACACTCCAATTAAAAATTACACAGGCCTTAAAACCCAACACCTACTCCCATCGTTATTTTGCAAGGGTCGAATCCATTGATGGAAAAGGGGGCTCCGGTACCTTAATGCTCTATGTGACCAAGGATTCCCTAACAAAGGAGCTTCTAGTCGATGATGAAGTTTTGTCCCGGGCCGTGATACATCCGGTGCCGCCATCTTTAAATCCCTATCAGTTTGATTATAAAGACTATTTAAGAAAACAAGGGGTTTACGGTCAAATTCAAATTTCCAGCCATGAATTCCTCAAACTCAAAAATCCTTCACCCTCCCTAAGGGGAATTGCTGCCAATTTCCGATTGGATGTAATCACCAAACTACAAAAACAACCCTTTGGCAAAGAACAATTGGGTGTTATCCAGGCCTTACTATTGGGACAGCGCAATGATATTTCCGAAGAAACCTATGACAACTATAAAAATGCCGGAGCGGTCCACATCTTGGCGGTTTCTGGACTGCATGTAGGAATTCTGTTGGTATTGCTCCAGTTTTTGTTACAACCCTTGGAACGCTTGCAAAGGGGAAAAACGTTGAAACTGGTAATCGTTGTTGCCCTTTTATGGACCTATGCTTTTGTGGCCGGTCTTTCACCTTCCATCGTAAGGGCGGTTACCATGTTCTCCTTTTTGGCGTATGCGCTTTATTTAAATAGACCTACCAATACATTCAATATACTGGCGCTATCCATGTTCTTTATTCTTCTCATCAAGCCGCTCTTGCTCTTCCAAGTAGGTTTTCAAATGAGTTACGCCGCCGTTTTTGCCATTGTTTGGATGTATCCAAAACTGCAACAATTTTGGTTTCCAAATTGGTGGTTGGTGCGAAAAGGATGGCAACTACTTTCGGTAAGTATCGCAGCCCAACTAGGGGTACTGCCTTTGAGTTTGTTTTATTTTCATCAGTTTCCTGCCTTGTTTTTTGTCTCCAATCTTATTGTAGTGCCTTTTCTGGGGATTATCCTGGGTTTTGGAATACTGGTATTGGTATTGGTCCATTTCGACCTTTTACCGCCCTTTCTGGTGACGGTCTATGATGGGCTTATTGGCGGTATGAACGTAGTCATAGCATGGGTTGCACAACAGGAAGCCTTTCTTTTTAGGGATATTCCTTTTGATGCCGTACAAATGGTACTGACCTGCATTATGATCATAGGCCTTGTCCATGTTTTATCTTCCCCCAATTTCAAAAATCTTGCGGTTTTACTGACCGCCCTAATGATTTATTGTGGTTATCTATTTTTTGAGGTGTGGACATCCCACAATCAAGAAAAAGTATGGTTATGGCATCAAACCAAGAATTCGGTAGTGTTGCATCAGCAGGGCCAACGACTAAATGTACTGACCCGTGATTCGGACAAAACCAAAAGATTGGTGAGGGATTATACCATTGCCCAACGGATAAGGTCGGTACATTGGGACACGCTTCAAAACAACTATCAAGCCCGTGGTGAAAAAATCCTCATTTTGGATGGTACAGGGGTGTATACACACATTAAAATGCCCAGGTATGTGCTACTTACGCAATCCCCAAAAATCCATTTGGAACGATTTATTGATTCCGTACAACCTAAAATGATATTGGCCGATGGCAGTAATTATAAGCGTATCGTACGCAAATGGCAGCAAACCTGCAAAAAAAGAAAACTCCCTTTCCACTATACCGGCGAAAAGGGAGCCTATCCATTTATTTTCGAAGACTAG
- a CDS encoding peptide MFS transporter codes for MSNEITPASEKQLLGHPQGLFYLFFAELWERFSFYGMRALLTLYMVNVIFEKLMERDYATAAVYASYGSLVYASTVVGGRISDTIMGMRKSIFLGGIFMSIGHFVLAIENDIAFFLALSFIIVGNGFFKPNISTFVGTLYKEGDPKKDSGFTIFYMGINIGAWVSPLLCGWLAAKYGWHYGFGLAGIGMLTGLLFFWSGIRRGVFGDKGMAPKARVDEKRLLGMPQSTVVPILCVLSVPFIAFLLSSYKPLGADGSFFGDQNIVNVIFKLIAVTILLYLGYIMFKATLEERKKLFVAVLITFFMTIFWGFHELSGSVITLFSARNVDLEGIMSASQTNSLNPMFIILLAIPISLLWTFLSKKNLNPRTPYKFGLGLVFAGISFYVLAISGASASENGLVPFAYLLLMYFLLSVGELFMSPVGLSKITDLSPKRIVAFMMGVWFLSSAFAFQVVGFIGKQLAIESTDANVGGMDTLGVYTDGFMLIAKYSLGAGILVLAASPLIKRLMGKVH; via the coding sequence ATGTCAAATGAGATAACACCTGCGAGTGAAAAGCAGCTATTAGGACACCCCCAAGGACTTTTTTACCTCTTCTTTGCAGAGCTTTGGGAACGCTTCAGTTTTTATGGGATGCGGGCGCTGTTGACCTTATATATGGTCAATGTTATTTTTGAAAAGTTAATGGAGCGGGATTATGCCACCGCCGCAGTTTATGCCTCTTACGGTTCCTTGGTTTACGCTTCTACCGTAGTTGGGGGTAGAATTTCCGATACCATTATGGGCATGCGAAAATCCATTTTTCTCGGAGGTATATTTATGTCCATTGGGCACTTTGTTCTGGCCATTGAAAATGACATCGCCTTTTTTCTCGCACTTTCCTTTATCATAGTCGGCAATGGGTTCTTTAAACCCAATATTTCCACATTTGTCGGTACGCTCTACAAAGAAGGCGATCCAAAAAAGGATTCGGGCTTTACCATTTTTTACATGGGCATTAATATTGGGGCGTGGGTCTCTCCCCTGCTGTGCGGTTGGTTGGCAGCCAAGTACGGGTGGCATTATGGCTTTGGTTTGGCAGGTATTGGAATGTTAACAGGCTTGCTTTTTTTCTGGAGTGGTATCAGAAGGGGTGTGTTTGGTGATAAAGGGATGGCGCCCAAGGCCAGAGTAGATGAAAAAAGGCTTTTGGGCATGCCCCAAAGTACCGTGGTCCCCATTCTATGCGTATTGAGTGTTCCATTTATTGCGTTTTTATTGTCCTCCTACAAGCCATTGGGTGCAGATGGAAGTTTTTTTGGAGATCAAAATATTGTCAATGTAATTTTTAAACTTATCGCCGTAACCATTTTGCTGTATTTGGGATACATTATGTTCAAGGCAACCTTGGAGGAGCGTAAAAAGCTATTTGTGGCGGTATTAATCACTTTTTTTATGACCATTTTCTGGGGATTTCATGAACTCTCTGGAAGTGTGATCACCTTATTTTCGGCAAGAAACGTGGATTTGGAAGGAATTATGTCCGCTTCCCAGACCAATTCACTAAACCCAATGTTCATTATTCTATTGGCCATACCCATCTCGCTGTTATGGACATTTCTTTCAAAGAAAAACCTAAATCCCCGTACCCCCTATAAATTTGGCTTGGGTTTGGTTTTTGCGGGAATCAGTTTTTATGTATTGGCCATTAGTGGGGCCAGTGCCAGTGAAAATGGATTGGTACCCTTTGCTTATCTGCTGTTGATGTATTTTTTATTGTCTGTTGGGGAATTGTTCATGTCTCCGGTTGGGCTTTCAAAGATTACGGACTTGTCACCAAAACGAATTGTTGCCTTTATGATGGGGGTTTGGTTTTTATCCTCGGCATTTGCTTTTCAAGTGGTAGGTTTTATAGGAAAACAATTGGCCATTGAAAGTACTGACGCCAATGTTGGAGGTATGGATACCCTTGGTGTTTACACGGATGGGTTCATGCTCATTGCCAAATATTCCCTTGGCGCCGGTATTTTGGTGTTGGCGGCTTCCCCTTTGATTAAACGATTAATGGGCAAAGTGCACTAG
- a CDS encoding SurA N-terminal domain-containing protein — translation MAILENIRKRTTVLILIIGMALFAFVISGVFTGNDFAGGKIGSTIAEVNGEPISREDFTRKLEQAQRQFGPSFSSTQLVNRVYDQEIRNAILNQQFDKLGIDVESDQIVDFIKNTGYAQDPSFQDENGIFNPEVFKAAIADWRETNPLLYDNWLEIEKQIMQSAKEQIYFNLIKAGSGATLSEGEFDYKLANDKVDLQFVRVPYTSIPDSTIQVSKDEIAAYIKENEEDFKQEKARDIRFVFFEEAASAEDENAVRDDIAKLLQDTVEYIQERNTTDTIPGFRNTQDMTAFLDRNSDTKFDTIYKAKKDLPAVAVDSIFNLVDGEVYGPYRDGDFFRVSRVMARKPQGSVKASHILFAYEGATRANPEIKRTKEEAEREAERILAEAKKTDADFTALARDNSDGPSAPRGGDLGYFQEGIMADEFNDFCFGNAVGSIGLVETEFGFHIIRVDDKQDILQVATLSREIQPSEETVNALFTDATKFEMSVSDAEAEAYSDIAKESDLVVRPVNKIKEMDENLPGLDSQRSIVQWAFNEDTKVGNIKRFDLTNGYAVVQLTKKYKEGTMSVEDASAQALPKIRKEKKAAQIMSNTAVTTLEDFATNHGVSTSNATAVTRKSPTIPGAGREALVVGRAFALEEGETSEVIKGETGLFMVKVTKKEEGASLPNFSTFANTLTNQKRSAVNTGVYNALKESAEIEDNRATFY, via the coding sequence ATGGCTATTTTAGAAAATATTAGGAAACGCACCACGGTATTGATCCTTATCATAGGTATGGCGTTGTTCGCATTTGTAATTTCCGGAGTGTTTACAGGAAATGATTTTGCCGGAGGAAAAATTGGCTCAACAATAGCGGAAGTCAATGGGGAACCGATATCACGGGAGGACTTTACCCGAAAATTGGAACAGGCCCAGCGCCAATTTGGCCCCAGTTTTTCATCGACCCAGTTGGTAAACCGCGTATATGACCAAGAAATCAGGAATGCCATTCTAAATCAGCAATTTGATAAGCTGGGCATTGATGTGGAGAGCGATCAGATCGTGGATTTCATAAAAAATACGGGTTACGCCCAGGACCCTTCTTTTCAAGACGAAAATGGAATCTTTAACCCAGAGGTTTTTAAAGCGGCCATTGCTGATTGGAGGGAAACAAATCCTTTATTGTATGACAACTGGTTGGAAATTGAAAAACAGATCATGCAGTCCGCCAAGGAGCAAATCTATTTCAATTTGATAAAAGCGGGATCGGGCGCTACACTATCCGAAGGGGAATTTGACTATAAGTTGGCCAATGATAAAGTGGATTTGCAGTTTGTACGTGTTCCCTATACTTCCATTCCGGACAGCACCATACAGGTGTCCAAAGATGAAATAGCCGCCTACATCAAGGAAAATGAGGAAGATTTTAAACAGGAGAAAGCAAGGGATATCCGCTTTGTGTTTTTTGAAGAGGCTGCTTCCGCTGAAGATGAAAATGCGGTAAGGGACGATATCGCCAAATTATTACAGGACACGGTAGAGTACATCCAGGAACGCAACACTACGGATACCATTCCCGGTTTTCGAAATACCCAGGACATGACCGCTTTTCTGGATAGGAATTCCGATACCAAATTCGATACCATCTATAAGGCCAAAAAGGACCTTCCCGCCGTTGCTGTGGACAGCATTTTCAATTTGGTGGATGGTGAGGTTTATGGACCATATAGGGATGGGGACTTTTTTAGGGTGTCAAGGGTAATGGCAAGAAAACCCCAAGGTTCGGTAAAGGCAAGTCATATTCTTTTTGCGTATGAGGGGGCCACACGGGCCAATCCTGAGATTAAGAGGACCAAGGAAGAAGCAGAACGGGAAGCCGAAAGGATTTTGGCAGAGGCCAAAAAAACGGATGCTGATTTTACTGCACTGGCAAGGGACAATTCTGATGGGCCTTCTGCCCCTAGAGGTGGGGATTTAGGATATTTTCAGGAAGGGATTATGGCAGATGAATTCAATGATTTTTGTTTTGGAAATGCGGTGGGATCCATAGGTCTGGTAGAAACGGAATTTGGGTTTCATATCATAAGGGTGGATGATAAACAGGATATTCTTCAGGTCGCTACCTTATCAAGGGAAATCCAGCCTTCCGAAGAGACCGTCAATGCCTTGTTTACGGATGCTACCAAATTTGAAATGTCAGTTTCCGATGCCGAAGCCGAAGCCTATTCCGATATTGCAAAAGAAAGTGACTTGGTGGTGCGTCCCGTGAATAAGATCAAGGAAATGGATGAAAACCTTCCCGGTTTGGATTCCCAAAGAAGTATCGTTCAATGGGCCTTCAATGAAGATACCAAGGTTGGGAACATCAAGCGATTTGATTTAACGAATGGTTATGCCGTAGTACAATTGACCAAGAAGTACAAGGAAGGTACGATGTCCGTAGAAGATGCATCGGCACAGGCACTGCCAAAAATCCGAAAGGAGAAGAAGGCCGCACAGATAATGTCCAACACCGCGGTGACCACATTGGAGGATTTTGCGACCAATCACGGCGTAAGCACTTCAAATGCAACTGCAGTGACAAGAAAATCCCCTACCATTCCAGGGGCCGGTAGGGAAGCTTTGGTCGTAGGAAGGGCATTTGCCCTGGAAGAAGGTGAAACCTCCGAAGTGATCAAAGGGGAAACAGGGCTTTTTATGGTCAAAGTAACCAAAAAGGAAGAAGGGGCTTCCTTACCTAACTTCAGCACCTTTGCCAATACCCTTACCAATCAAAAACGAAGCGCGGTCAATACCGGTGTATACAATGCACTCAAAGAAAGTGCGGAGATTGAGGATAATAGGGCAACCTTTTATTAA
- a CDS encoding GYDIA family GHMP kinase encodes METTYYSNGKLLLSAEYAVLDGALALAVPTTYGQSLEIMPSDSATLEWQSLEQHNNVWFNAAFDTKTFDIHSCSDSELAETLKRILTQARELNPKFIAESKGYRAISKLTFPRNWGLGSSSTLLNNIAQWASVDPYTLLERTFGGSGYDIACAQHNTPILYQLVDKKPTVEEVVFQPSFQSQLYFVHLNQKQDSRAAIANYRKQDFDTLTLVTDLTGITRELFHTATLTDFESLLTVHEAILSKVLKIAPIKERLFSDYYGAIKSLGGWGGDFVLATGNEETPSYFKARGFTTVVPYSDMVL; translated from the coding sequence ATGGAAACGACCTATTACAGCAATGGCAAATTGTTACTTTCCGCTGAATATGCTGTCTTGGATGGAGCTTTGGCATTGGCGGTTCCTACAACATATGGACAGTCACTGGAAATCATGCCTTCGGATTCCGCAACTTTGGAATGGCAAAGCCTGGAACAACACAACAACGTCTGGTTCAACGCTGCATTCGACACCAAAACGTTTGACATCCATTCTTGTTCCGATTCGGAATTGGCGGAAACCTTAAAACGGATTTTGACCCAGGCCAGGGAACTGAATCCAAAATTCATTGCTGAATCCAAAGGGTACAGAGCCATTTCCAAGCTTACCTTCCCAAGAAATTGGGGGTTGGGTTCCTCATCCACGCTACTGAACAATATTGCCCAATGGGCTTCCGTAGATCCTTATACCCTGCTCGAGCGTACTTTTGGTGGAAGTGGTTACGATATCGCCTGTGCGCAACACAACACCCCTATCCTGTATCAACTTGTTGACAAAAAACCCACTGTCGAAGAAGTAGTTTTCCAACCCTCTTTTCAAAGCCAACTGTATTTTGTCCATCTCAATCAAAAACAGGACAGCAGGGCAGCCATAGCCAATTACCGAAAGCAGGATTTTGATACGTTGACATTGGTCACCGATCTTACCGGTATTACAAGAGAACTTTTCCATACCGCTACGTTGACCGATTTTGAATCTCTTTTAACGGTACATGAGGCTATCCTATCCAAAGTCCTAAAAATAGCTCCAATAAAGGAGCGGCTTTTTTCGGATTATTATGGGGCCATTAAAAGTCTTGGTGGTTGGGGCGGTGACTTTGTCCTTGCCACGGGAAATGAAGAAACCCCCAGCTATTTTAAAGCCAGGGGTTTTACTACTGTTGTTCCGTATTCGGATATGGTGCTTTAA